Proteins from a genomic interval of Lysobacter stagni:
- a CDS encoding proprotein convertase P-domain-containing protein, whose product MAIVHTYQGDLKVDLVAPDGSLYNIHNRTGGSTDNVNKTVTLNLSSEPLNGTWKLRVNDNAAGDTGYISSWSVTF is encoded by the coding sequence GTGGCGATCGTGCACACCTACCAGGGCGACCTGAAGGTGGACCTGGTCGCGCCCGATGGCAGCCTCTACAACATCCACAACCGCACCGGCGGCAGCACGGACAACGTCAACAAGACGGTGACGCTCAATCTGTCGAGCGAGCCGCTCAACGGAACGTGGAAGCTGCGCGTCAACGACAACGCCGCCGGCGACACCGGCTACATCAGCAGCTGGTCCGTGACGTTCTGA
- a CDS encoding DUF488 domain-containing protein, with amino-acid sequence MPAPRIKRVYDAPAADDGWRVLVDRLWPRGIGKDEARIDTWLKDVAPSNELRKRFHARPELWDAFCSAYAAEVAGQPALEALRQQVHERQVTLLYAARDIQHNNAVALARILEKAAPAHGRG; translated from the coding sequence ATGCCCGCACCGCGGATCAAGCGCGTCTACGATGCGCCCGCGGCCGACGACGGATGGCGCGTACTGGTCGATCGCCTGTGGCCGCGCGGCATCGGCAAGGATGAGGCGCGCATCGACACGTGGCTCAAGGACGTCGCGCCGAGCAACGAACTACGCAAGCGCTTCCATGCACGGCCGGAACTGTGGGATGCGTTCTGCAGCGCCTATGCCGCGGAGGTCGCGGGCCAGCCTGCGCTGGAAGCCCTTCGCCAGCAGGTGCACGAGCGCCAGGTGACGCTGCTCTACGCCGCGCGCGACATCCAGCACAACAATGCCGTCGCACTGGCGCGGATCCTCGAGAAGGCAGCCCCGGCACACGGCCGGGGCTGA
- a CDS encoding asparaginase domain-containing protein gives MDQLCIVTTGGTIDKIYFDDKSDYQIGEPQIGSILRELGVAFQFNVIPILRKDSLHISAEDRELIRATIAAQPARHVLVTHGTDTMVETANVLSSLHDKTIVLTGALSPARFRGSDAEFNVGCAVGAVQALPPGVYIAMNGRIWDPTKVRKNVAANRFEPVG, from the coding sequence ATGGACCAGCTCTGCATCGTCACCACCGGCGGCACGATCGACAAGATCTACTTCGACGACAAGTCGGACTACCAGATCGGCGAACCGCAGATCGGCAGCATCCTGCGCGAGCTGGGTGTGGCGTTCCAGTTCAACGTCATCCCGATCCTGCGCAAGGACTCGCTGCACATCAGCGCCGAGGACCGCGAGCTGATCCGCGCGACCATCGCCGCGCAGCCCGCCCGCCACGTGCTGGTGACGCACGGCACCGACACCATGGTCGAGACCGCGAACGTCCTCTCCAGCCTGCACGACAAGACCATCGTGCTGACCGGCGCGCTCAGCCCTGCCCGCTTCCGCGGTTCGGACGCGGAGTTCAACGTCGGTTGCGCCGTGGGTGCCGTGCAAGCGCTGCCGCCGGGCGTGTACATCGCCATGAACGGCCGCATCTGGGACCCGACGAAAGTGCGCAAGAACGTCGCAGCCAACCGTTTCGAGCCCGTGGGCTGA
- a CDS encoding DUF2069 domain-containing protein — protein sequence MTVRHVLVLALLALMGVFIAWFGHGASPVAELLVFALPPLLLAVGVLRRSRTASFWAGVLALGWFSHGIMVAWSRPDERGFALAEVALSLVIIFAASLPGLRARFARKR from the coding sequence ATGACCGTGCGTCACGTCCTCGTCCTGGCGCTGCTGGCGCTGATGGGTGTGTTCATTGCGTGGTTCGGACACGGCGCCTCGCCCGTCGCCGAACTGCTGGTGTTCGCGCTGCCGCCGCTGCTGCTGGCGGTGGGCGTGCTGCGCCGGTCGCGCACGGCGTCCTTCTGGGCCGGCGTGCTGGCGCTGGGCTGGTTCAGCCACGGCATCATGGTGGCCTGGTCGCGCCCCGACGAACGCGGTTTCGCGTTGGCCGAGGTGGCGCTGTCGCTGGTGATCATCTTCGCCGCCAGCCTGCCGGGCCTGCGCGCGCGCTTCGCCCGCAAGCGCTGA
- the wrbA gene encoding NAD(P)H:quinone oxidoreductase: MAEILVLYYSRGGSVARLARQIARGIGEVEGVTARIRTVPPVAAVTQSAAPPVPEDGAPYVEPRDLVECHGLALGSPTRFGNMAAPVKHWLDGLVAEWASGTLVGKPAAVFTSTATMHGGQESTLLTMMVPLLHHGCVLMGIPYTEPALSSTRSGGTPYGASHVAGNDDDPQPTEEEAQLARALGRRLATLVAKVAA, translated from the coding sequence ATGGCCGAGATTCTGGTGCTCTACTACAGCCGCGGCGGTTCGGTGGCACGGCTGGCGCGACAGATCGCCCGCGGCATCGGCGAGGTCGAAGGGGTCACGGCGCGCATCCGCACCGTACCTCCCGTGGCGGCGGTGACGCAGTCGGCCGCGCCGCCGGTGCCCGAGGACGGTGCGCCTTATGTCGAGCCGCGCGACCTGGTCGAATGCCACGGACTCGCACTCGGCAGCCCCACCCGCTTCGGCAACATGGCCGCGCCGGTGAAGCACTGGCTGGACGGACTGGTCGCCGAATGGGCCAGCGGCACGCTGGTCGGCAAGCCCGCGGCGGTGTTCACCTCCACCGCCACCATGCACGGCGGCCAGGAATCCACGCTGCTGACCATGATGGTGCCGCTGCTGCACCACGGCTGCGTGCTGATGGGCATTCCCTACACCGAGCCGGCACTGAGCAGCACGCGCAGCGGTGGCACGCCGTATGGCGCCTCGCACGTGGCCGGCAACGACGACGACCCGCAACCCACCGAGGAAGAAGCGCAGCTCGCGCGCGCCCTCGGCCGGCGTCTGGCCACGCTGGTGGCGAAGGTGGCCGCATGA
- a CDS encoding YihY family inner membrane protein — MDPLDTLYRWSERARDRARVGTFFRFLARRFLEDNLFQAAGALSYTTVFALVPLSMVVFGVLSAFPVFGEWSDRLSDYIFSNFVPSAARSVEAYLKQFSANVGQLTTAGVIALVISLLITLNGVETTFNRIWRVKSARPRLGRFLVYWTVLTLGALMAAASLALSAKFFAMSLFETEAGHMVQSAMLRLAPMSIELFAFAAIYRVVPHRTIHWRHAFAGALLAAVLFEFVKWGISLYLGNFGSYSKIYGTLAFVPIFLLWIYLSWIAILLGASLASSMSEFRYQPIGMRLPLGFEIYGLLRLLARFNEARAHGRGLHSDDIETLEPMLTDALVQQMLAQLREINVVRRAETGEWLLSRDLDELSLAELYEACQLRIPVAEAVLPCRDDSLGRSAIAALDDLRLPLRELLKRSASTIHADEG; from the coding sequence ATGGACCCGCTGGACACCTTGTATCGCTGGAGCGAACGCGCACGCGACCGTGCCCGCGTCGGCACCTTCTTCCGCTTCCTGGCGCGCCGCTTCCTCGAGGACAACCTGTTCCAGGCCGCCGGCGCACTGTCGTACACCACGGTGTTCGCGCTGGTGCCGCTGTCGATGGTGGTGTTCGGCGTGCTCTCGGCGTTCCCGGTGTTCGGCGAATGGAGCGACCGCCTCAGCGATTACATCTTCTCCAACTTCGTGCCCAGCGCGGCGCGTTCGGTGGAGGCCTATCTCAAGCAGTTCTCGGCCAACGTCGGCCAGCTCACCACCGCCGGTGTGATTGCGCTGGTGATCTCACTGCTGATCACGCTCAACGGCGTGGAGACCACCTTCAACCGCATCTGGCGGGTGAAGTCGGCGCGGCCGAGGCTGGGCCGGTTCCTGGTGTACTGGACGGTGCTCACGCTGGGCGCGCTGATGGCCGCCGCCAGCCTGGCGTTGTCGGCCAAGTTCTTCGCGATGTCGCTGTTCGAGACCGAAGCGGGCCACATGGTGCAGTCGGCGATGCTGCGCCTGGCGCCGATGAGCATCGAGCTGTTCGCCTTCGCGGCGATCTACCGCGTGGTTCCCCACCGCACCATCCACTGGCGCCACGCGTTCGCCGGTGCGTTGCTGGCCGCGGTGTTGTTCGAATTCGTGAAGTGGGGCATCAGCCTGTACCTGGGCAACTTCGGTTCGTACTCGAAGATCTACGGCACGCTCGCGTTCGTTCCGATCTTCCTGCTGTGGATCTACCTCAGCTGGATCGCGATCCTGCTGGGTGCCTCGCTGGCGTCGTCGATGTCCGAGTTCCGCTACCAGCCCATCGGCATGCGTCTGCCGCTGGGTTTCGAGATCTACGGCCTGCTGCGCCTGCTGGCGCGCTTCAACGAGGCCCGTGCGCACGGACGCGGCCTGCACAGCGACGACATCGAGACGCTGGAACCCATGCTGACCGATGCGCTGGTGCAGCAGATGCTGGCGCAGCTGCGCGAGATCAACGTCGTTCGCCGCGCCGAGACGGGCGAATGGCTGCTGTCGCGCGACCTGGACGAACTGTCGCTGGCCGAGCTCTACGAGGCCTGCCAGCTGCGCATCCCGGTCGCCGAAGCGGTGCTGCCATGCCGCGACGATTCACTGGGGCGTTCGGCGATTGCCGCGCTGGACGACCTGCGTTTACCGCTGCGCGAGCTGCTCAAGCGCAGCGCTTCCACGATTCACGCCGACGAGGGCTGA
- a CDS encoding TlpA family protein disulfide reductase — translation MHRRSVSISLLAVALASAVLIGGCKKPAPEPELAQPQTPAETGALTLPQTPDEPRHEGDVRIPTLKIATVDGQQYDLATRRGKWVVVNFWATWCKPCLKEMPELSALDAMREHIEVVGLAYEDITPDDMKVFLKLHPVVYPIAVVDTFNPPADFATPRGLPMTYLIAPDGTVADKFLGPVTAKDIESAIAKAGGPKASQS, via the coding sequence ATGCACCGCCGTTCCGTTTCCATCTCCCTGCTGGCCGTCGCGCTGGCATCGGCCGTGCTGATCGGCGGCTGCAAGAAGCCCGCGCCGGAGCCCGAACTGGCGCAACCGCAGACACCGGCCGAGACCGGCGCACTGACCCTGCCGCAGACGCCGGACGAGCCGCGCCATGAGGGCGATGTCCGGATACCGACGCTGAAGATCGCCACGGTCGATGGTCAGCAGTACGACCTCGCCACGCGCCGCGGCAAATGGGTGGTGGTGAATTTCTGGGCGACGTGGTGCAAGCCGTGCCTGAAGGAAATGCCGGAGCTGTCCGCGCTGGATGCGATGCGCGAGCACATCGAAGTCGTCGGCCTGGCGTACGAGGACATCACGCCGGACGACATGAAGGTGTTCCTCAAGCTGCATCCGGTGGTGTATCCGATCGCGGTGGTGGACACGTTCAACCCGCCGGCGGATTTCGCCACGCCGCGCGGCCTGCCGATGACCTACCTCATCGCGCCCGATGGCACGGTCGCCGACAAGTTCCTCGGACCGGTCACGGCCAAGGACATCGAGTCCGCCATCGCCAAGGCTGGCGGTCCGAAGGCGTCACAGTCGTGA
- a CDS encoding acylphosphatase translates to MSAARFVVSGKVQGVFFRAATREQALKLGLRGYAKNLADGRVEVLAAGDDAAIDALAAWLREGPPRARVDELERLPARDEEAGKDFITA, encoded by the coding sequence GTGAGCGCCGCGCGCTTCGTCGTCAGCGGCAAGGTGCAGGGCGTGTTCTTCCGCGCCGCGACCCGCGAGCAGGCATTGAAGCTGGGCCTGCGCGGCTACGCGAAGAACCTGGCCGATGGACGCGTCGAGGTGCTCGCCGCCGGCGACGATGCCGCCATCGATGCGCTGGCCGCCTGGCTGCGCGAGGGCCCGCCGAGGGCTCGCGTGGACGAGCTGGAACGCCTGCCCGCGCGTGATGAGGAGGCCGGGAAGGATTTCATCACCGCGTGA
- the ppk2 gene encoding polyphosphate kinase 2 yields the protein MGNLKRKDYEAALEPLQVELVEMARWLADTGRRLVVLFEGRDTAGKGGTIEAITAHLNPRQCRTVALPKPADREQAQWYFQRYVPHLPAAGEIALFDRSWYNRAGVERVMGFASDAQVKAFLQQTPVFEKLLVDDGITLVKYWLCCDQDEQEERFAERQQNPLKRWKLSPIDAASREHYGDYTRAREAMLEATHTKHAPWTLVDFNDQRRGRLALIRDLLARIPDKRVPEHCVEFPPLKGKPKKERYSVLKPIVPDGSD from the coding sequence ATGGGAAACCTCAAGCGCAAGGACTACGAAGCCGCACTGGAACCGCTGCAGGTGGAACTGGTGGAGATGGCGCGCTGGCTGGCCGATACCGGTCGCCGCCTGGTCGTGTTGTTCGAAGGGCGCGACACCGCCGGCAAGGGCGGCACGATCGAAGCCATCACCGCGCACCTCAATCCGCGCCAGTGCCGCACCGTGGCACTGCCCAAGCCCGCCGACCGCGAACAGGCGCAGTGGTACTTCCAGCGGTACGTACCGCACCTGCCGGCCGCGGGCGAGATCGCGCTGTTCGATCGCAGCTGGTACAACCGCGCCGGCGTCGAACGCGTGATGGGTTTCGCGAGCGACGCGCAGGTGAAGGCGTTCCTGCAACAGACGCCGGTGTTCGAGAAGCTGCTCGTCGATGACGGCATCACGCTGGTCAAGTACTGGCTGTGCTGCGACCAGGACGAGCAGGAAGAGCGCTTCGCCGAGCGCCAGCAGAACCCGCTCAAGCGCTGGAAGCTGTCGCCCATCGACGCCGCCTCGCGCGAGCATTACGGCGACTACACCCGCGCCCGCGAGGCCATGCTCGAAGCCACCCACACCAAGCACGCACCGTGGACGCTGGTGGACTTCAACGACCAGCGCCGCGGACGCCTGGCCCTGATCCGCGACCTGCTCGCGCGCATTCCCGACAAGCGCGTGCCGGAGCATTGCGTGGAGTTCCCGCCGCTGAAGGGCAAGCCGAAGAAGGAGCGCTACAGCGTGCTCAAGCCGATCGTGCCGGACGGCAGCGACTAG
- a CDS encoding helix-turn-helix domain-containing protein: MPLDTTLQLLARARGLSAADLATAIPRAGVATVSAWLRGEKMPGREQLDALARAFGVPAGALLAELASTLDPARTQGEHDLLAAYRALDTRQQGALLEVARSMAGTRSRRRRRT, encoded by the coding sequence ATGCCGCTGGACACCACGCTGCAACTGCTCGCCCGCGCACGCGGCCTGAGCGCCGCCGACCTGGCCACCGCGATCCCGCGTGCCGGCGTCGCCACGGTGAGTGCATGGCTGCGCGGCGAGAAGATGCCCGGACGCGAGCAGCTCGACGCCCTCGCCCGCGCCTTCGGCGTACCGGCCGGCGCGCTGCTGGCGGAGCTGGCCAGCACGCTCGATCCGGCACGCACGCAGGGCGAGCACGACCTGCTCGCCGCCTACCGTGCACTCGATACGCGACAACAGGGCGCGCTGCTCGAAGTGGCGCGCAGCATGGCCGGCACCCGCTCGCGCCGGCGCAGGAGGACGTAA
- the moaB gene encoding molybdenum cofactor biosynthesis protein B: protein MTATADFIALNLCVLTVSDTRTLAEDSSGDYLVQALSDAGHRLAERALLRDDRYQLRATVSRWIADDSVDGVLVTGGTGFTGRDSTPEALLPLLDKEMPGFGELFRAVSFDEIGTSTLQSRAFAGLANGTFVFALPGSTSACRTAWEKIISAQLDSRTRPCNLATLRPRLRER from the coding sequence ATGACCGCGACCGCCGATTTCATAGCGCTCAACCTGTGCGTGCTCACCGTGTCCGACACACGCACGCTGGCCGAAGACAGTTCCGGCGATTACCTGGTGCAGGCACTGTCCGACGCCGGGCACCGCCTCGCCGAACGCGCCCTGTTGCGCGACGACCGCTATCAGTTGCGCGCCACCGTGTCGCGCTGGATCGCCGACGATTCCGTCGACGGCGTGCTGGTCACCGGCGGCACCGGGTTCACCGGTCGCGACTCCACGCCCGAAGCCCTGCTGCCGTTACTGGACAAGGAGATGCCGGGCTTCGGCGAACTGTTCCGTGCGGTCAGCTTCGACGAGATCGGCACCTCGACCCTGCAGTCGCGTGCCTTCGCGGGGCTGGCCAACGGCACGTTCGTGTTCGCGCTCCCCGGCTCCACGTCCGCGTGCCGCACCGCGTGGGAGAAGATCATCTCGGCGCAGCTGGATTCACGCACGCGACCGTGCAACCTGGCCACGTTGCGGCCGCGCCTGCGCGAGCGCTGA
- a CDS encoding tetratricopeptide repeat protein — MHNDPRIELRRTLEHNPGDGFAWILLAEHELDAGDAAAGEAAARRALALRPGHPEALARLGRAQWMQGRRDDAVASLRAAATNAPRHPGIAVWLGHALEDIGEAEAASEAYAHAHALAPEEPQIASYLLAWRRKLCDWRDLDALSAQVRAAVRDATASVEPFAFLSEDASGAEQLRCAQLRASAVGGAVRVLPPTPRSTSARLRVGFLSNGFGAHPTGLLTVALFEQLRLQDPFELHLFALNRDDASPIRQRLQAAAHALHDVSQRPHAQVAQRIRDAGIEVLFDLRGWGGGGAPEVLAMRPARVQVNWLAYPGTSGAPWIDHVLADGFVLDNAMERDFSESVVRLPRCFQPSDTRRETIEPPSRAECGLPEQGVVFCCFNNSYKLNPRSMARALAVLRDVPGSVLWLLSGPGRADDRLRAAATAHGVDPARLVFMRKQPHAQYMARLRHADLFLDTEPYNAHTTASDALWAGCPVLTRPGATFAARVAGSLNHHLGLHAMNVDSDEAFIARAVELGRDPIALSALRGELVRRRDDSGLFDMAGFARDFADAVHAMARTHLPKE; from the coding sequence GTGCACAACGACCCACGCATCGAGCTGCGCCGCACCCTGGAACACAATCCGGGCGACGGTTTCGCCTGGATCCTGCTGGCCGAACACGAACTCGATGCCGGCGACGCGGCCGCGGGCGAAGCCGCCGCGCGTCGCGCGCTCGCGCTGCGCCCTGGCCATCCGGAAGCGCTGGCGCGTCTGGGCCGCGCGCAATGGATGCAGGGCCGACGCGACGACGCCGTCGCCAGCCTGCGCGCGGCCGCGACCAACGCACCACGACACCCGGGCATCGCGGTATGGCTGGGGCATGCGCTGGAGGACATCGGCGAGGCGGAAGCGGCGTCGGAAGCGTATGCGCACGCACACGCGCTGGCCCCGGAAGAACCGCAGATCGCTTCCTACCTGCTCGCATGGCGACGCAAGCTGTGCGACTGGCGCGATCTGGATGCGCTCTCCGCGCAGGTGCGTGCGGCCGTGCGCGACGCGACCGCTTCGGTGGAACCATTCGCCTTCCTCAGCGAGGACGCCAGCGGCGCCGAGCAACTGCGCTGCGCACAACTGCGCGCATCGGCTGTCGGCGGCGCGGTGCGCGTGTTGCCGCCGACGCCGCGCTCGACCTCCGCACGACTGCGCGTCGGTTTCCTGTCCAACGGCTTCGGCGCACACCCGACCGGCCTGCTCACCGTCGCGCTGTTCGAGCAGCTGCGCCTGCAGGATCCCTTCGAGCTGCACCTGTTCGCGCTCAACCGCGACGACGCCAGTCCGATCCGCCAGCGCCTGCAGGCCGCCGCGCATGCGCTGCACGATGTCTCGCAGCGGCCGCACGCGCAGGTTGCGCAACGCATCCGCGACGCCGGTATCGAGGTGCTGTTCGACCTGCGCGGCTGGGGCGGTGGCGGCGCACCGGAAGTGCTGGCGATGCGACCGGCGCGCGTGCAGGTGAACTGGCTTGCGTACCCCGGCACTTCGGGCGCGCCGTGGATCGACCACGTCCTCGCGGACGGCTTCGTGCTGGACAACGCGATGGAGCGCGACTTCAGCGAATCGGTCGTGCGCCTGCCACGCTGCTTCCAGCCTTCCGACACGCGCCGCGAAACGATCGAGCCGCCATCGCGTGCGGAATGCGGCCTGCCGGAACAGGGCGTGGTGTTCTGCTGTTTCAACAACAGCTACAAGCTCAACCCGCGCAGCATGGCGCGCGCCCTGGCGGTATTGCGCGACGTGCCCGGCAGCGTGCTGTGGCTGCTGTCCGGGCCGGGTCGCGCGGATGATCGGCTGCGCGCGGCGGCGACGGCCCACGGCGTCGATCCCGCGCGCCTGGTGTTCATGCGCAAACAACCGCATGCCCAGTACATGGCCCGCCTGCGTCATGCCGACCTGTTCCTCGACACCGAACCCTACAACGCCCACACCACCGCGTCCGACGCACTGTGGGCCGGCTGCCCTGTCCTGACGCGCCCCGGCGCGACATTCGCTGCACGCGTGGCCGGCAGCCTCAACCACCACCTGGGTCTGCACGCGATGAACGTCGACAGCGACGAGGCCTTCATCGCACGCGCCGTCGAACTGGGCCGCGACCCGATCGCCTTGTCCGCACTGCGCGGCGAGCTGGTGCGCCGGCGCGATGACAGCGGCCTGTTCGACATGGCCGGCTTCGCGCGCGACTTCGCCGACGCCGTGCACGCCATGGCGCGCACCCACCTTCCGAAGGAGTAG
- a CDS encoding GNAT family N-acetyltransferase, whose translation MPLAIQRVTLADLDAVAPLFDAYRQFYEQPSDLARARAWLEERLRRDEAVILLATREGHASGFTQLYPMFSSVRTGRLWVLNDLYVDASARRSGVARALLDAAEQFARDDGAVGITLETTRDNATAQAVYRAAGWHEAETQWFYRSFAENVRNEPVFSYGTLQDAIVQQRLFGRTLDGGVADALPGYRMDWLEARDAAAVTASGIVRHPIVRASDDPADRVPGTVLRLSAAELAKADAYEAGDYRRVRVQLASGAEAWLYEEA comes from the coding sequence ATGCCCCTCGCGATCCAGCGCGTCACCCTCGCCGACCTCGACGCTGTCGCGCCCCTGTTCGACGCGTACCGGCAGTTCTACGAACAACCGTCCGACCTCGCACGTGCGCGCGCCTGGCTGGAAGAACGCCTGCGCCGCGACGAAGCGGTGATCCTGCTGGCGACCCGCGAGGGACACGCGAGCGGCTTCACGCAGCTCTACCCGATGTTCTCGTCCGTGCGCACCGGACGCTTGTGGGTCCTCAACGATCTCTACGTCGACGCCAGCGCGCGGCGCAGCGGCGTGGCGCGCGCACTGCTCGATGCGGCCGAGCAATTCGCACGCGACGATGGCGCGGTCGGCATCACGCTGGAAACCACGCGCGACAACGCCACGGCGCAGGCGGTGTACCGCGCCGCCGGCTGGCACGAAGCGGAAACACAGTGGTTCTACCGGTCCTTCGCCGAGAACGTGCGCAACGAACCCGTGTTCTCGTACGGCACCCTGCAGGACGCCATCGTCCAGCAGCGCCTGTTCGGGCGCACGCTCGACGGCGGCGTTGCCGACGCCCTGCCCGGTTACCGCATGGACTGGCTGGAGGCGCGCGACGCCGCGGCGGTCACCGCCAGCGGCATCGTCCGCCATCCCATCGTGCGCGCCAGCGACGACCCAGCCGATCGCGTGCCCGGCACCGTGCTGCGACTGAGCGCGGCGGAGCTGGCGAAGGCAGACGCTTACGAGGCCGGCGACTACCGCCGCGTGCGCGTGCAGTTGGCGTCCGGCGCAGAAGCCTGGCTGTACGAGGAAGCCTGA
- the prfA gene encoding peptide chain release factor 1, producing MTPSLRRKLEALAERREELERMLSDAGVIADADRFRRYSREFAQLEPVATALKNEAQAKSDLAAAQAMRDDPELAALAEEEIAATHERLERLDAELLAHLIPKDPRDEGDLYLEVRAGTGGDEAAIFAGDLFRMYARYAERQGWKVEVESGSPGEHGGFKEVIARVEGRGAYSKLKFESGTHRVQRVPETESQGRIHTSAATVAIIPVEPEGEPIEISPADLKVDTFRSSGAGGQHVNKTESAIRITHVPSGIVVESQTERSQHANRDKAMKRLTAMLAEAQAAKAAAAQAQTRRLQVGSGDRSQRIRTYNFPQGRITDHRVEGLTLYDLPNVIQGALDELIGKLQHEHQADELARLTQDD from the coding sequence ATGACCCCATCGCTGCGCCGCAAACTGGAAGCCCTCGCCGAACGTCGCGAGGAACTCGAACGGATGCTTTCCGATGCCGGCGTGATCGCCGACGCCGATCGCTTCCGCAGGTACTCCCGCGAATTCGCCCAGCTTGAACCGGTTGCCACCGCGCTGAAGAACGAAGCGCAGGCGAAGAGCGACCTCGCCGCCGCGCAGGCGATGCGCGACGACCCGGAACTGGCCGCGCTGGCGGAGGAGGAAATCGCCGCCACGCATGAGCGACTGGAGCGCCTGGACGCCGAACTGCTCGCGCACCTGATCCCGAAGGATCCACGCGACGAGGGCGACCTCTACCTGGAAGTGCGCGCCGGTACCGGCGGCGATGAAGCGGCGATCTTCGCCGGCGACCTGTTCCGCATGTACGCGCGCTACGCCGAACGCCAGGGATGGAAGGTCGAGGTCGAATCCGGCAGTCCCGGCGAACACGGCGGCTTCAAGGAAGTCATCGCGCGCGTGGAAGGACGCGGCGCCTATTCGAAGCTGAAGTTCGAATCGGGCACGCACCGCGTGCAGCGCGTCCCGGAAACCGAATCGCAGGGCCGCATCCATACGTCCGCCGCGACGGTGGCGATCATCCCGGTGGAACCGGAAGGCGAACCGATCGAGATCAGCCCGGCCGATCTCAAGGTCGATACGTTCCGCTCCAGCGGCGCCGGTGGCCAGCACGTCAACAAGACCGAGTCGGCCATCCGCATCACCCACGTGCCCAGCGGGATCGTGGTCGAAAGCCAGACCGAGCGAAGCCAGCACGCCAACCGCGACAAGGCGATGAAACGCCTGACGGCCATGCTCGCCGAAGCGCAGGCCGCCAAGGCCGCCGCCGCCCAGGCGCAGACGCGACGCCTGCAGGTGGGCAGCGGCGACCGCAGCCAGCGCATCCGCACCTACAACTTTCCGCAGGGCCGCATCACCGACCACCGCGTGGAAGGCCTCACGCTGTACGACCTGCCCAACGTCATCCAGGGCGCGCTGGATGAACTGATCGGCAAGCTGCAGCACGAACACCAGGCCGACGAACTGGCGCGTCTGACGCAGGACGACTGA